From the genome of Nitratidesulfovibrio sp.:
GCTGATCTGGTCGATGGCCTTCTTGAGTTCCAGGCTCATGGGTACTCCTCCGGATCGGTGGCCTAGTCCGTGGTGTCGTCGTGCGGCGCGCCGCCGCGTGCGGGCTTCTTGGGCTGCGCCTTCTTGCGCTGGCCGGTCTTGCCGCCGGGCTGGGGCCGGGTCGTGTCGGGAAAAATGTGAACGAGGTTCGCCTTCTTCACGTCGTCCCACGCCACGCTGAGGGGGGCGGGGTCTTCGTCGGGGCGGGGCGCGGTGTCGGGCAGAAAGGTAAGGGTGTCGTCTTCAACCCGCGTGATCACTCCCCGGAACTTGCGGCGGCCCGGCCATTCCGGGTGGGGCACCGCAAGGGTGAGTTCGATGGTGCGCCCCACGTAGGGGACCATCTGGGCGGCCTCGAAGAAGGGACGTTCCAGCCCAGGCGAGGACACTTCGAGCACGTAGGCGTCGCGGACCACGTCTTCCACGTCCAGGGCAAGGCCAAGCTGGCGCGAAAGGCGGGCGCACTGGTCTATCGTCACGTGTTCGGGGGTGGCGCCTTCGGCCGTTTCGGGGGCTTCGCCGTCGGCAGGCGTTGCTTCCGGGGCGGGCATGCCGGGCCTGGCGTCCACGTACACACGCAGCACCATGCGCCCCCCGTCAAGGATCTCGATGCCCCACAGGGCAATGCCCAGGGCGTCGGCCAGGGGCGTGGCGATGGCGGCGACGGCGTCGCGAAGGGGATGCGTGCTCATGATGCGGGGTAACGTCCGTTGTCGTGGGCGGCGGAGCCGCAGCAAAAAAAAAGGGGGCCGAAAGGCCACCCGGAATGGCCGCGTACGGCCCTCAGGATGTCGAAGCGGCGTTGCCGTGGAGCGGTAAGGCGTGGCGCTCCGTGAAGCGATTCCAGAGGAATATCGGCGGCCGCTTCTGTCAAGACGCGAATGTATAGTATGGACCCGGAGGTCTGTCAACAGGAGATGGCGCGGGGAGTGGCGCGGCTTGCGCGCGGTACGCGGTGCACACGGGAAAGCGGGCGGGGTGGATGACCGTCGTTGTTCCGTCGGTATGGCCCGTGCGTGGTGCGTGCAGGGCAGGGCGCATGCGTCGCCACGCACCGGAATGACGCATGTTTGCTGGTGTGGCCCATGCCTTGCAAAGCCACCGGCGCGGGCAGCATGCCCGCAAGGAGGCACGCATGCAAGAAGGCATGTTGTCGAGCCTGTTCGGCGCGCTCACCAACGAGCACCGCATGAACAACATCTCGAACAATCTCGCGAACGTGAACACCACGGGCTACAAGCGCGACGTCATATCCTTCAAGGATACCATGCAACTGTTCGCCCACGACCAGATCATGGAGCCCATAGCCAACGTGCGTTCGAAGAAGCTCTTTCCGGAGCCCATGCACGTGGCCAGGCCGCGCATAGCCGTGGCCCACACCGACTTCGAGCAGGGCAGCATGCGCTACACCGGCAACCCGCTGGACGTGGCCGTGTCCGGCAACGCCTTTTTCAAGGTGCGCACCCCTGAGGGCGAATTCTACACCCGCAACGGCAACTTCATCCAGACCGCCGACGGCCAGTTGGTGACCGCCATGGGCCACGCGGTGCAGGGCGACGGAGGCGACATAGCCCTGCCGCCCGGCGAGGAAGTGCAGATATCCGACGACGGGCAGATATTCGCGGGCGGCGCCCTGGTGGGCCAGTTGAACATGGTCACCGTGAACGACCTGACCGCCCTGGAAAAGCTGGGCGGCAACATGTACCGGCTGCGGCCCGGTTCCAACGCGGGCGAGGTGCCCGCAGAAGGGGCCTACGTGGCCCAGGGCTACCTGGAAGCGTCCAACGTCGAGGTGGTCTCCGAAATGGTGAACATGATCGAAGCCCAACGGCAGTTCGAAGCCTACCAGAAGGTGATGCAGACCACGGATTCCATAGACCGGGAGGCGACCCAGAAGGTGGGCAAGAAGGTCTAGGGCGTGGTTCCGAATTGTCCTTTCGCCCGTTGGCGTCCGACCCGAAGGGCGCGAAGCGTGGCCGTTGGACGAGTTCGCGAGTCCTACGGACATCGTGCGCAACGCGGTCAAACTTCGCCTGTCATGGCTTTGCTGTCCTTATCTGTAAGACTCGCGCTGTGCGCTCGCCTAACGGCTAAGGCTCGGTCGAATACAACAAGAGTACGCGCTGCGGTCCTCATCCGTAAAGTTCGCTTCGCTCACTTAACGGCTGAGGCACTCCCTCATGACAGGCTCGTTTTCCTCGCCAACGAACGAAAACCCTAATTCGGAACAAGAGCTTGATGCAGGCCGCCCTGTTGCCGCCCGCTGGAAAGCCCCGATTGCATCCGGCATCCGGTTTGCAAGCACCTGACCGGCGGGCAATCACCGCCGGACAACTGACGGAATCAACCTCCTTGCAAGGAGACAACGACCATGATGCGTTCACTCTGGACGGCCGCCACCGGCATGGTGGCCCAGCAGCTCAACATCGACGTGATTTCCAACAACCTCGCGAACGTGAATACCACGAGCTTCAAGAAAAGCCGCGCGGAGTTCGAGGACCTCATGTACCAGAACATGCGCATCGCCGGTGCCGCCACCGAGGGTGACAACCGCATTCCCACCGGCATTCAGGTGGGTATGGGCGTGCGTCCCACCACGGTGCACAAGTTCTTTACCCAGGGCGACTATTCCAACACCGGCAACTCGCTGGACCTCGCCATCGAAGGCGACGGCTTCTTTCTGGTGCAGGTGAACGGCGAAGACGCCTACACCCGCGCGGGCGCGTTCAAGCTGAACCAGGACGGGGTGGTGGTGACCGCCAACGGCTACACCCTGCAGCCGGAATTCACCGTGCCCGCCGAAACCAAGAACATCACGGTGACGGAAAACGGACACATCTCCGCCCTCGACACGAACGGTGACGCCCTGGCCGAGGCCGACATCCCCCTCTACACCTTCATCAACCCGGCGGGTCTCGATGCGCGGGGGCGCAACCTGTACGTCCCGTCCGAAGCATCGGGCGAGGCGGTGGAAGGGGTGCCCGGCGAAGACAACGTGGGCACCATTGCCCAGGGCTTTCTGGAAATGTCCAACGTCGAGGTGGTGGACGAGATGGTGAACATGATCGTGGGCCAGCGCGCCTACGAAATGAACTCCAAGGCCATCCAGACGTCGGACACCATGTTGCAGACTGCTGTCCAGCTGAAGCGCTAAGGGCTGCCTCCAAATGGTCCTTTCGCCCGTTGGCTGCGTCAAACTTCACCTGCCATTCCGGTCGAATACGATAAGAGTATACTCCCGTCATGGCAGGCTTGTTTTCCTTGCCAACGAACGAAAATCCTCATTTGGAGATCGCCCTAAGGGCGTGCGTTATCCCGCAGCGTGAACATTTCTGGAACTCCAGGGAGATATAGCATGATCCGCCGCCGCCATTCCGAATCCACCCGCCATTCCGCCGTCATGGTGTCCGCATTCGCCGGTCCCGTGGCCTGGCTGGCCGCGCTGGCCCTTGCCGTGGGGCTGCTGGCCTTCGGCCTTGCCCCGGCGCGGGCCGGTACCGCCGACGCGGGCTGGCGCATCCGGCTGCTGGACGCGGCCGTGGTGTCCGGCGCAACGGTGACCCTGGGTGAGATCGCGGAACCGGTGGGGCCCATCCCCCCGCAGACCTGGCGCGAACTGGCCGCCACCCCCCTGTGGCCGTCCCCCACCGAGCCGGGCCGCCCCATGAGCGTCAACCGTCCGCGTCTGCAACAGGCGCTGCGCGAGGCCCTGCGCGATACCGAATCCCTGTGCCTGTACCCCGGCACGCTGGTGCTCCAGCGCGGCGGCGCGGTACTGCGCGAAGGCGACCTGCGCGCCCTGGCCGTCAGAGCTCTGACGCCCGCCCTGGCCGCCATGCCCGGCGAGGCCTCCATGCAGGACTATCGCCTGCCGCCCTATGTCTTTCTGGCCCACCCGCAGCAGCAGGTGGTGGTGGAGAACACCCTGGCCGCCCCCGGTCGCAACACCCTGCGCTTTGCCGTGCGCGAGGTGGATGGCAGCACGGTGCGCAAGTTCACCGGTTCGGCCTTCGTGGATGTATGGGCCGATGTGCCCTGCGCCGCCCAGCCCGTGAACAAGGACGACGTGCTGACCCCCGACAGGATCACCCGCGTGCGCAAGAACCTGGCCTACCTGCGCGAGCCCGCGTGGGACGGGCTGGGCGGCCCGTGGCGCCTGACCCGCCCCGTGGGTGCCGACCAGGTGATCTACCAGAGTGATCTTTCCGGCGTGCCCACCGTGCGGCGCGGCAGCGTGGTGACCGTGTTGTACGATTCCGGATCCGTGCGACTTCAGGTGCAGGGCGAGGCCATGGCTGACGGCGGCCTTGGCGAGACCATTCCCGTGCGCAACATGCAAAGCAAGCGGCAGATCTATGCCGCCGTGAAGGATGGGGGGACGGTGGTGGTCCGCTAGGGCCCCCCTTAAGGGTAGAAGTTCGCCCCATCCGCAATTTCAAGGAGAACCGTCATGAAACGCAGACTGCTCGCCGCCGGGTGCGCCATGCTGCTGCTTTCCGGGTGCAATGCCGCCCGTCAGCAGCCTTCGCCGGTGCCGCCGGTCACCCAGCCGCAGGCCTATGCCGAGCCCGAGGACACGGCCGCCAACCCCGGATCGCTGTACAGCGAATCGGACTCGGAGTTCCTGTTCTCCGACAACCGCGCCCGCCGCGTGGGCGACATCGTGCTGGTCAAGGTGGTGGAAACCGACAAGGCCAAGAACAAGGCCGACACCACCGCCGACAAGACCTCCACCAACGAACTGGGTGTCAGCGCCTTTTTCGGCCAGTCCAGCGCGTCCATCAATCCCATGAATCCCGCTGGGGCCTTTGGCGGTGCGGTGGGGGCCAATCCCATCCTCGGCAGCAGTTCCACCTCCAAGCATTCCGCCACCGGCGAAACCAAGCGTGAAAGCACCGTCACCACCACCATCGCCGCCCGCGTGCTGCGCGTGCTGCCCGGCGGCCTGATGGAAGTGGAAGGCGCCCGCGAAACCCGCGTCAACGACGAGACGCAGTACATCGTGGTCAGCGGTCTGGTGCGCGCCCGCGACGTGGCCTCGGACAACTCCGTGACCTCATCGCAAATGGCCAACGCCCGCATCGAGTACTACGGAAAGGGCACCCTGGCGGACAAGCAGAAGCCGGGGTGGTTCACCCGTCTTATGGACAACGTCTGGCCTTTCTAGTGCGAACGCGGCGATTCCGCCCGCATGCATCGTCAAACATCGCCGCCGCCGGGGTCGAGTACCAAAGAGTACACTCCCCCGGCGGCGGCTCCGTTTTCCTTGCCTGCGAACGGACTTGCCGCGTTCGCGCTACGCGACGCGTGTGAGGACTGAAGACGCACACACCTTCGTCGTCGGCCCCACTTTCCTTGCCTGCGGGCCAGCCTGGCGCATTTCCTGTGCGTTGCCAGGCACGGCGATTCCGCCCGCATGCATCGTCAAACATCGCCGCCGCCGGGGTCGAGTACCAAAGAGTACACTCCCTGGGCGGCGGCTCCGTTTTCCTCGCCTGCGAACGGACTTGCCGCGTTCGCGCTATGCGACGCGTGTGAGGACTGAAGACGCACACACCTTCGTCGTCGGCCCCGCTTTCCTTGCCTGCGGGCGGAATCGCCGCCT
Proteins encoded in this window:
- the rimP gene encoding ribosome maturation factor RimP, translated to MSTHPLRDAVAAIATPLADALGIALWGIEILDGGRMVLRVYVDARPGMPAPEATPADGEAPETAEGATPEHVTIDQCARLSRQLGLALDVEDVVRDAYVLEVSSPGLERPFFEAAQMVPYVGRTIELTLAVPHPEWPGRRKFRGVITRVEDDTLTFLPDTAPRPDEDPAPLSVAWDDVKKANLVHIFPDTTRPQPGGKTGQRKKAQPKKPARGGAPHDDTTD
- the flgF gene encoding flagellar basal-body rod protein FlgF, translating into MQEGMLSSLFGALTNEHRMNNISNNLANVNTTGYKRDVISFKDTMQLFAHDQIMEPIANVRSKKLFPEPMHVARPRIAVAHTDFEQGSMRYTGNPLDVAVSGNAFFKVRTPEGEFYTRNGNFIQTADGQLVTAMGHAVQGDGGDIALPPGEEVQISDDGQIFAGGALVGQLNMVTVNDLTALEKLGGNMYRLRPGSNAGEVPAEGAYVAQGYLEASNVEVVSEMVNMIEAQRQFEAYQKVMQTTDSIDREATQKVGKKV
- the flgG gene encoding flagellar basal-body rod protein FlgG; this translates as MMRSLWTAATGMVAQQLNIDVISNNLANVNTTSFKKSRAEFEDLMYQNMRIAGAATEGDNRIPTGIQVGMGVRPTTVHKFFTQGDYSNTGNSLDLAIEGDGFFLVQVNGEDAYTRAGAFKLNQDGVVVTANGYTLQPEFTVPAETKNITVTENGHISALDTNGDALAEADIPLYTFINPAGLDARGRNLYVPSEASGEAVEGVPGEDNVGTIAQGFLEMSNVEVVDEMVNMIVGQRAYEMNSKAIQTSDTMLQTAVQLKR
- the flgA gene encoding flagellar basal body P-ring formation chaperone FlgA, whose product is MIRRRHSESTRHSAVMVSAFAGPVAWLAALALAVGLLAFGLAPARAGTADAGWRIRLLDAAVVSGATVTLGEIAEPVGPIPPQTWRELAATPLWPSPTEPGRPMSVNRPRLQQALREALRDTESLCLYPGTLVLQRGGAVLREGDLRALAVRALTPALAAMPGEASMQDYRLPPYVFLAHPQQQVVVENTLAAPGRNTLRFAVREVDGSTVRKFTGSAFVDVWADVPCAAQPVNKDDVLTPDRITRVRKNLAYLREPAWDGLGGPWRLTRPVGADQVIYQSDLSGVPTVRRGSVVTVLYDSGSVRLQVQGEAMADGGLGETIPVRNMQSKRQIYAAVKDGGTVVVR
- a CDS encoding flagellar basal body L-ring protein FlgH — its product is MKRRLLAAGCAMLLLSGCNAARQQPSPVPPVTQPQAYAEPEDTAANPGSLYSESDSEFLFSDNRARRVGDIVLVKVVETDKAKNKADTTADKTSTNELGVSAFFGQSSASINPMNPAGAFGGAVGANPILGSSSTSKHSATGETKRESTVTTTIAARVLRVLPGGLMEVEGARETRVNDETQYIVVSGLVRARDVASDNSVTSSQMANARIEYYGKGTLADKQKPGWFTRLMDNVWPF